The nucleotide sequence CTGTGCAATATCCACTCTCTTGTGGGATCTCTTCATGCCTACACCAAGCACCAAGTGTTAAGAAGTGGTTACGCCTGCAGCTCCCGGTGGGGGGACTTACCTGTAAATCCTCGCAGCGGAGACAGAGGGCTGGGAACCCCCGTCCTGGAGCTGCCATCCTGGCACcgtctttcctccttccctcctccccaaCAAAGACAGCAGACCTTAGGCAGAAATAGATCTTTAATGAGCTATACAAAACGTTAATCTTGGTCGTTCCCTCCAGTTCTGGCGAGCTCAGCAGAAGAGGTGCAAGACTTTGCGGAAGAAGTTCCTGAACTCGGCGTTGAAGACGGTGTAAATGATGGGGTTGACGGCGCTGTTGACGTAACCCAGCCAGGTGACGATGCTGGTGACTTGAGTGGGAATGGCGCAGGACTTGCAGAGAGCCCTTGTAATGTGGACCACAAAAAAAGGCGtccagcagaagaggaaagcacctggaaggagaaaattaaagagAGAAAGCCTTGTGTTAAAAAGGGGTTGGAATTAATAAGCGCAGAGCTACAGTCTCTCCGCGACACCAATTTTGGGCATCTTCCTAAATGTTGGTGAAGACAAGATGTAAGTCATGTGTCATTTTTGGCTTCGCATTTAAAACACCAGGAGCCACGAATACTGACAGCTGAAATGAAGGTTGAATTAAAAACACCGCACGTAGGTTTCCTCCCAGGAGTGATGCTACTCTGGATCAAAGGGAGACTGAGGCATTCACTGGACCGGGTTCAACAAAATCCTGCACCCTGTGGGACCACGCAGCGCGTTTCCCACCCTCCTTTACCATCCTCTGCCACCAGCCACTCACCAACAACCACCGGCAGCACCCGCATGGCCTTCCGTTCCCGGCCATTGATCTTGGCCCGCTTCTGACTGTGTCCCGGGTGTGGGTACTTGAGGTGTGGGTAGGAGACAGTCTGGAGCCCATTGCTCGTCACATAGTCCCCAGGAAGGGGGTGCTCATGGTGGGCGTAAGGGTGGAACTCCTCCGGCTCCATGCCGACCCGCTCTCTCTCCATGAAGGGGGAGGGGTGATAGAGCTTTCTGTTGCCCCCGTAGATGCCGCCCCTTAGCTTGGCCTTCCTGGCTTCTTCCCAGCGCTTGAGTCCTTGGAACATGGCGCAGTAGAGCACCAGCATGACGGGGCATGGGATGAAGAAGGAGCAGATGGAGGAGTACACGATGTAGTTGTCATCCTCCAGCTGGCACAAGCTGGGGTCTCGGTTCGGGACGTTGTTGAGGCCGAATATGACCGGGGATGCCACAGCGAAGGCGAATATCCACGTGGTGGAGATGAGGATCAGCTGCCGCAGGTCGATCTGTCGCCGGTTGTAGTTCAGTGGGACTGAAACAGCAATAAACCTGCCAATGCAGGCGGGTCAGCGCTCGTGTGGTGGCGGCACCGCTGCCAAGGTAAGTGAGAGGAAGCGGCTTGATGCCAGGACACAATCCCTCTCCTCTGGCATGAGGAGAAGGGAGGCACTTACCGATCCACGCTGATAGCACAGAGGTTGAAGATGGAGGCTGTGCACAGCATCACATCCATGGTCATCAGGGCGTCGCAGAGCACGGTGCTGAGGGACCACACACCACCCTGAAACTGAACAACAAGATTCCTGGGTCAGTAGGTGCCTTTAATGTGCAGGGAAACggttgtgtatgtgtgtgtataaaatGCCCCTGGGAGCATCCTTGGGGCAGGGCTTGTCCCCCTGACTCCTGCTCCCGTGTTTCCAGGGCAGCTCTGTACCCAGTGCTGGGACCAAACCGAAGGCTTCTCCTCCCAGCTGTGGCCCTGAGCAGCACCACTGGACTCAAGGCATCTGTTTGTGCCACGTTTCTGCACTGGCCTTTGAGACAGCTCTGGCACTCCAGTAGAGAGAGGTTAGGGCTGA is from Numida meleagris isolate 19003 breed g44 Domestic line chromosome 6, NumMel1.0, whole genome shotgun sequence and encodes:
- the DRD4 gene encoding D(4) dopamine receptor: MGNGSAGAAPCNGTAPPPPPPPPPPPPAGHNIAALVLGIVLILLIVGGNGLVCLSVCTERALKTTTNYFIVSLAVADLLLALLVLPLYVYSEFQGGVWSLSTVLCDALMTMDVMLCTASIFNLCAISVDRFIAVSVPLNYNRRQIDLRQLILISTTWIFAFAVASPVIFGLNNVPNRDPSLCQLEDDNYIVYSSICSFFIPCPVMLVLYCAMFQGLKRWEEARKAKLRGGIYGGNRKLYHPSPFMERERVGMEPEEFHPYAHHEHPLPGDYVTSNGLQTVSYPHLKYPHPGHSQKRAKINGRERKAMRVLPVVVGAFLFCWTPFFVVHITRALCKSCAIPTQVTSIVTWLGYVNSAVNPIIYTVFNAEFRNFFRKVLHLFC